The following are from one region of the Pseudomonas lalucatii genome:
- the gpmI gene encoding 2,3-bisphosphoglycerate-independent phosphoglycerate mutase, whose translation MPMTPKNPLALLILDGWGHSDDPAGNAIHRAHTPVWDQLLATCPHSRIATSGLAVGLPDGQMGNSEVGHMNLGAGRIVYQSLTRVDKAIEDGSFYSNPALVGAVDRAVSRNKAVHILGLLSPGGVHSHQAQIEAACALAARRGAARIFVHAFLDGRDTPPRSALASLTALNRQLEALGVGRIASLIGRYYAMDRDQRWDRIEQAYRLITEQLAAHRYPTAEHGLEAAYARGESDEFVQATLIAEDGSPGSKVEAGDALIFMNFRPDRSRQLSRCFCDAAFDAFERPLVLPPQDFVTLTRYAEDLDAACAFPPESLNNCLGDWLALHEKTQLRLAETEKYAHVTFFFNGGVEQPAKGEARILVPSPSVATYDLKPEMSAPEVTDHLVSAIEQGEYDLIVCNFANADMVGHTGDFDAAVKAVETLDQCLGRVLDALSARGGECLITADHGNVEQMADPNSGQAHTAHTTLPVPLVYVGPQQGRLALANGALCDIAPTLLELMGMAAPSEMSGKSLLIRESPNK comes from the coding sequence AAAACCCCCTTGCTCTGCTTATCCTCGACGGTTGGGGCCATAGCGACGATCCCGCGGGAAATGCCATTCACAGGGCGCACACTCCGGTGTGGGATCAACTGCTGGCGACCTGCCCGCACAGCCGCATCGCCACCTCGGGCCTGGCGGTCGGGCTACCCGACGGTCAGATGGGAAACTCGGAAGTCGGACACATGAACCTGGGGGCGGGTCGCATCGTCTACCAGAGCCTCACCCGTGTCGACAAAGCCATCGAGGACGGCAGCTTTTACTCGAACCCCGCCTTGGTTGGCGCGGTCGATCGAGCCGTCAGCCGGAACAAGGCGGTCCATATCCTCGGACTGCTTTCACCAGGCGGCGTCCACAGTCACCAGGCTCAGATCGAAGCGGCTTGCGCATTGGCGGCCCGACGCGGTGCCGCGCGCATTTTTGTCCACGCCTTTCTCGACGGCCGCGACACGCCTCCACGGAGTGCCCTTGCCTCGCTGACCGCGCTGAATCGCCAGCTGGAAGCGCTTGGCGTCGGCCGCATCGCTTCCTTGATAGGCCGCTACTACGCGATGGATCGGGACCAACGCTGGGACCGCATCGAGCAGGCCTACCGGCTGATCACCGAACAGCTGGCCGCCCACCGCTACCCCACCGCTGAGCATGGGCTGGAAGCGGCCTACGCCAGAGGCGAGAGCGATGAATTCGTCCAGGCGACGCTGATTGCCGAAGACGGATCGCCTGGCTCGAAAGTCGAGGCAGGCGATGCGCTGATCTTCATGAACTTTCGCCCCGACCGCTCGCGCCAGCTCAGCCGGTGCTTCTGCGACGCCGCCTTCGACGCATTCGAGCGGCCGTTGGTCCTGCCCCCACAAGACTTCGTCACCCTGACCCGGTACGCCGAAGACTTGGATGCTGCTTGCGCATTCCCCCCGGAGAGTTTGAACAACTGCCTCGGGGACTGGTTGGCGCTGCACGAAAAGACGCAACTACGCCTGGCCGAGACCGAGAAGTATGCCCACGTGACCTTCTTCTTTAACGGCGGAGTCGAACAGCCGGCCAAAGGAGAAGCGCGTATCCTGGTGCCCTCGCCAAGCGTAGCCACCTATGACCTCAAGCCGGAAATGAGTGCTCCAGAGGTAACCGATCACCTGGTCAGTGCAATTGAACAGGGCGAGTACGACCTCATCGTCTGCAACTTCGCCAACGCTGACATGGTCGGCCATACCGGCGACTTCGATGCCGCCGTCAAGGCGGTGGAGACCCTGGACCAATGCCTGGGGCGCGTGCTCGATGCACTGAGTGCCCGCGGCGGCGAATGCCTGATTACCGCCGACCACGGCAACGTCGAGCAGATGGCCGACCCGAACAGCGGGCAGGCACATACCGCCCATACCACTCTGCCAGTTCCGCTTGTTTACGTCGGCCCTCAACAGGGTCGGCTTGCATTAGCCAATGGGGCGCTCTGCGACATAGCCCCGACACTGTTGGAGCTAATGGGCATGGCTGCGCCTTCGGAGATGAGTGGAAAGAGCCTGCTGATCAGGGAATCTCCGAACAAGTAG
- the gabD gene encoding NADP-dependent succinate-semialdehyde dehydrogenase: MQLKDTQLFRQQAYIDGQWLDADSGQTIKVNNPATGEILGHVPKMGAAETRRAIEAADRALPAWRALTAKERANKLRRWFELLMENQDDLGRLMTLEQGKPLAEAKGEIAYAASFIEWFAEEAKRVYGDVIPGHQPDKRLIVIKQPIGVTAAITPWNFPAAMITRKAGPALAAGCTMVIKPASQTPFSALALVALAERAGIPKGVLSVVTGSAGEVGGELTSNPIVRKLSFTGSTEIGRQLMAECAKDIKKVSLELGGNAPFIVFDDADLDKAVEGALISKYRNNGQTCVCANRIYVQDGVYDAFAEKLAAAVAKLQIGNGLDEGTTTGPLIDEKAVAKVQEHIADALGKGAKLLTGGKPHALGGSFFEPTILTEVPLSAAVAKEETFGPLAPLFRFKDEAEVIAMSNDTEFGLASYFYARDLGRVFRVAEALEYGMVGINTGLISNEVAPFGGVKASGLGREGSKYGIEDYLEIKYLCLGI, from the coding sequence ATGCAACTTAAAGACACCCAGCTGTTCCGCCAGCAGGCCTATATCGACGGCCAGTGGCTGGACGCGGACAGCGGCCAGACCATCAAGGTCAACAACCCGGCCACCGGCGAGATCCTCGGCCATGTGCCGAAGATGGGCGCCGCCGAGACCCGTCGCGCCATCGAGGCCGCCGACCGCGCCCTGCCGGCCTGGCGCGCGCTGACCGCCAAGGAGCGCGCCAACAAGCTGCGCCGCTGGTTCGAGCTGCTGATGGAGAACCAGGACGACCTCGGCCGCCTGATGACCCTGGAGCAGGGCAAGCCGCTGGCCGAGGCCAAGGGCGAGATCGCCTACGCCGCCTCCTTCATCGAGTGGTTCGCCGAGGAAGCCAAGCGCGTCTACGGCGACGTGATTCCCGGCCACCAGCCGGACAAGCGCCTGATCGTGATCAAGCAGCCGATCGGCGTCACCGCGGCCATCACCCCGTGGAACTTCCCGGCGGCGATGATCACCCGCAAGGCCGGCCCGGCCCTGGCCGCCGGCTGCACCATGGTCATCAAGCCGGCCAGCCAGACGCCGTTCTCCGCCCTGGCCCTGGTGGCCCTGGCCGAGCGCGCCGGCATTCCCAAGGGCGTGCTCAGCGTGGTCACCGGCAGCGCCGGCGAAGTCGGCGGCGAGCTGACCAGCAACCCGATCGTGCGCAAGCTGTCGTTCACCGGCTCCACCGAGATCGGCCGCCAGCTGATGGCCGAGTGCGCCAAGGACATCAAGAAGGTGTCGCTGGAGCTGGGCGGCAACGCGCCGTTCATCGTCTTCGACGACGCCGACCTGGACAAGGCGGTGGAAGGCGCGCTGATCTCCAAGTACCGCAACAACGGCCAGACCTGCGTGTGCGCCAACCGCATCTACGTGCAGGACGGTGTGTACGACGCCTTCGCCGAGAAGCTGGCCGCCGCGGTGGCCAAGCTGCAGATCGGCAACGGCCTGGACGAGGGCACCACCACCGGCCCGCTGATCGATGAGAAGGCCGTGGCCAAGGTCCAGGAGCACATCGCCGACGCCCTGGGCAAGGGCGCCAAGCTGCTCACCGGCGGCAAGCCGCATGCCCTGGGCGGCAGCTTCTTCGAGCCGACCATCCTCACCGAGGTGCCGCTGAGCGCGGCGGTGGCCAAGGAGGAGACCTTCGGCCCGCTGGCGCCGCTGTTCCGCTTCAAGGACGAGGCCGAGGTGATCGCCATGTCCAACGACACCGAGTTCGGCCTGGCCTCCTACTTCTACGCCCGCGACCTGGGCCGGGTGTTCCGCGTGGCCGAGGCCCTGGAGTACGGCATGGTCGGCATCAACACCGGGCTGATCTCCAACGAGGTGGCGCCGTTCGGCGGGGTCAAGGCCTCCGGCCTGGGCCGCGAAGGCTCGAAGTACGGCATCGAGGACTACCTGGAGATCAAGTACCTCTGCCTGGGCATCTAA